DNA from Aliarcobacter skirrowii CCUG 10374:
AAAGTTCTTTATCAAAAATATTTGAGATTTTATATAAAATATTTAATGCATAATTATGTAAAACAACTGGCATTTCATCTCTATCTCCAACAGACTCTTTTAAATTCAATCCAATTTTTCCAAAATTTATAGCCTTGTTTATAGTTTCATCATTTTTATTTACATCTAAAATATACTTAAATCTATAAGATATTGCCATATTTACAAAAGTTGCTCCATACTCAAAAGGTCCTAAAGCTGGTATTGCTAAACATTTTTTATAAAAATTTATAGCATCATCATAGTTCTCTTCCCATTCACAAAGATTTGCTTTGATATTGTAAAAATGCCACAACCATAAAGGAACATTGTCTTCATTGTGAGAAAAAAGTAGTTTTTCTAGTGTTTCTAAAGATTCTATTGCCTCTTGTTTTAAAGTAGCATTTCTTTGAGAAATTATAATCCAAGCGGCTTTTCTTTGATAATATCTTACTTCAATATCTGATGGTCTATGATTTTTACCAAGTTTTAGCTCTTTTGGTAAACTATTATATGCTTGTTCAAAATGCCCCATTCTTTCATATAAAGAGCATATATTTAATATATATTTATTTGGATTAATCTCGTATAAATACTTATTTAAAAGTATCGCTTGTTCAAAATATCCACTTCTTTCAAATAAAAATGCCAAATCATTTAATGTACTTATTGATAATTTTCTATAATAAGATTTTGAAGAGTTTTCGAAACTATTAATATCGCTTGAATCAAACATAAATCCAGCTATTTCAAACCAATAATCATTTATTAATTCATATTGTTGTTTATCTTTGATTGAGATTATAAACTTTTCTAATATTTTAATAACTCTTTTTTCATCTAAAACTAAATCTTTAACATAGTAATATAAAATTAAAAGAGAGATTGGATTTTCAAATTTTAAAACACAATCTTCAAGATGATTTCTCAAATATTGAGATAACTCTTTTTTTTGTGATTTTAAATCCTTAAATTTTACACTATTTGTAAAAAATATTTGTAAAGATTTTTCTTGAGATAAAAAATTAAAATCTTCAAAACTTCTATTTATAAAACTTTGGAAACCAAAACCTAAATGATTTTCATCTTCAGATTTAATAAAATTTTTTCCACAATATTCAAAAAGTTCCAAAGATGTAAATATCTTTTTATCTTTACTTTTAACAATTTTTGTAGAGCAAAGTTGCAGCAAAGAGTAAAAAATTTGCTCTTTTTGTGATAATAAAACATCAATATTTGATTTTTTTTCTATCTTATCATTTTTAACTATTTTTATATTTTTTACACCTATATTTTCAAGATTTTTTTGAATAACTTGAACTTTATCAGACCTTACATAAAAATATATATTTTCAAATCTATTTAAAATAATATTTACAAAAATAGACCAAAGCCAGTGATTTTGCTCCTCTAAGTCAAAGTTATATAGATGAATTTCTGATTTTATATCAAAGTTTGAATAAGCTAATTTTAATCGCTTTGCTTTTCTAATATCTTTATTAAACCATGAGTTAATCAAGTTTTTTAGTTCATTTCCTTCTGAATCCAAAATTTTTGGCATAAATAGAAGAGATAAAAATAAAAAAATCACAAATCCTAAAGATATATAATCTTTTAATTCAAAACTACTTGGGGTTTCAAGAACTATTTTTTTTAAAAAATCTTCATAAATTGAGATTGTTAAAAATGCAATTAAAATTATAAATACTGAGATAAATGAGATAGTTAAAGGAATAAATCTTTTATTTACAAAATAGGAAAAAGTTCTATTTTTGCCAATCAAACTATTTATATCTTCTTCAAATTTATCCAAAGAGTCATTTTCACAATATGTTATATTTAAACTATTTTTTTCTTTAGAAATTGAGCTATCTTCTTTTTTTTCTCTTCTGTTTTGTGATAATTTTGATGTGACAATAAAATAATTTATATTTTTATTCATTATAATCTCTTACTATTTTTTGCAGCTTGATTTTGAATTGGATCACTAAAAGTATAAATACCCTCTTTTATTTCAAATGGAAAATTAGAAAATATATCTTCAAAGTTATCTTGAAACTCTTTTGAGAAATTTTCAACTCCCCCTTTTACAATTTCGATATATCTTGAAGGAATAAAACAGTTTTCTTGTCCAATTTTTGCTATTTTATCATCTTTAGTTGTCATAAAAGCTATTAAATCTTCATCTAAATTTTGATTAAAAATATTCTCTTTTTTTATAGTTATACAACTATAATTTTTCTCTCTTAATTTCAAAACTTCAAACTCTTCTTCACTTATTTTTATCATAACTCCAAAAATATAAGAGTTTTCATCTTTTTGTATATTTAAAAAGACACCATTTACAAGCTCTTTTTCAAAATAAATAGACTCAATAGAGTTCCAAACTCTTTTATATCCTTTTATTTTTACTGGAATTAAATCTTCTTTTTTAAGCTCTCTATTTTTAAATGAATTTTGAGCACTTTTTATATTTACTAACGAACCAAATCCAAACAAATACATATAAAACCTTTCATATATAAATTCATAAATAGTATCGTTTTTTAATTTAAGAGCTTATATATTGCCTATTTAACACTTTTTAACCATTTTTTGAGTATATTAATCCTTTTATTATAAAATTTTTAAGGCTTTTTTAAAATGAATAAATTTGATTATACAAAGATATCTGATGATTGTATTAAATGTGGAAAGTGTAAACCTGTATGTACAATATTTAATATAAATCAAGATGAAGCAACAAGTCCTAGAGGATTTATAGACCTTTTGGGAGCTTATAAAAGAGATGAGCTTGAGCTAGATAAAACGGCTAAAGAGATATTTGAATCATGTTTTTTATGTACAAACTGTGTTGAAGTTTGTCCAAATGATTTACCAACTGATATGATTATTGAGCAAGTAAGAAGTGATATTGCCAAAAAGTTTGGAATAGCTTGGTATAAAAGATTGTTCTTCTTCCTTTTAAGACATAGAAAAATTATGGATTTTATGTCAAAACTAGGATATATGTTTCAAACATGTGCTATTAAAATAGATGAAAAAACAAAAAGTGCAACTCCTAGATTTAGCCTTCCTATTGTAAAAAAAGATAGAGCCCTGCCATATGCAGATAGCATTAGTTTTTTAAATAAATATCCTGAAAATATGAAGTTTAGTGTTGAAGATAAAAGAAAAAAAGTTGCTATTTTTATTGGTTGTATGAGTAACTACACTTATACAAATACAGGAGATAGTTTAGTAAAAATTCTTAAAAAACTAAAATATGATGTATTTATTCCAAAAAAACAGTTGTGCTGTGGAGCACCTGCATATTTTACAGGTGCTTTTGATACAGTTGATTATCTAACTAAAAAAAATATTGAATATTTTGAATCTTGGATAGATGATGTTGAAGCTGTTATTATTCCAGAAGCTACATGTAGTGCAATGATAAATAAAGATTGGGAACACTACTTACATGACCAACCAGAGTGGAAACAAAGAGCTGTTAAACTATCTAAAAAAATATTTTTAGCAACAAAATGGCTAGAAAATAGTACAGAGTTAAAAGATATATTGTCAAAAAGTGGTAAAAAAATTGATCAAATGGTAACTTATCACGACCCTTGTCATGCAAAAAAGATGCAAAATGTTTGGAAAGAGCCAAGAGAACTTTTAAAACAAAACTATATTTTAAAAGAGATGAGTGATTCAAATAGATGTTGTGGATTTGGTGGAGTTACTATGCAAACAGAAAAATTTAGTTTTGCAAGAGCAGCAGGTGCTCCAAAAGCAGCAATGATAAGAGATAGCAAGGCTCAAATAGTAAGTGCTGAGTGTAGTGCTTGCAGAATGCAAATAACAGATAGTTTATATCATGCAAATGTTGATGTGGTATTTAAAAATCCAATTGAGTTAATTGCTGAAGCTTTAGAAGATTAATATGGAATTTTGGCAAAATATATACTCACAATTTGATCCTGTAGCTTTTAGAATTGGTGAGATTGCAGTTCATTGGTATGGAATAATGTATGCATTAGCACTTTTAAGTGCTATATTTATTGCAAAGTGGTTTATAAAATATGACAAAATAAATATTAGCCAAGATATTTTTGATTCATATATTTGGTGGGCTGAAATTGGTGTTATTTTAGGTGCAAGAATTGGATATATCCTATTTTATGATCCAAATACAACTTACTACTTAACAAATCCTTGGCAGATATTTAATCCTTATGTAAATGGTGTTTATGTTGGAATTGCTGGTATGAGTTATCATGGAGCATTTATTGGATTTATTATAGCTTCACTTCTATTTTGTAGAAGAAAAAATATTAATTTTTGGTTTATAACAGATATTTCTGTTTTAGGAATTAGTGCTGCTTATGTATTTGGTAGAATTGGAAACTTCTTTAATCAAGAGCTTGTAGGAAGAGTTACAGATGTTCCTTGGGCAATTTATGTTGATGGGATTTTGCGACACCCTTCTCAGTTATATGAAGCCTTTTTAGAAGGAGTTTTAGTATTTTTAATACTTGTTTATTTTAGAAATAGAAAAAAATTTGATGGTCAATTAGCTTTAATGTATGGAATTTTCTATACTATTGCAAGAATTATTGCAGAGTTTTATAGAGAACCAGATTGGCAATTAGGATTTTTAGCTGGAAATTGGCTAACTATGGGAATGTTACAATCGTTTGGAATTTTATTTATATGTTTAGCTATATATTATATGAAATTAAAAGTAGTGCTAAAAAAATAGCCCTACTTTGTATCTTTTTTTGGAACAATCTTAAAAAATTCGGCTTTTGTTAAATCTTGTAAGAACTTTGGTTCAATTTTATGCAAAGCAATAATATCAACTCTTTTATCATTGTAAAGCCAAGATTTACCTGTATCTTTTAGAGTCTCCTCTTTAAAAAGTTTTACCAAATCTTGCTTACTTAAAATTAGCTCTTCCAAATTTATCCTTATTTTGAATAATGAGTTAAATCTATTGTATATCCTCTACCTGAATGATTTTTAATTATTGAGTAGTAAGTTTTTAATCTTATTTTATTTACAATATTTCTCATAGTAAAAATTGACATTTTTTTACCTTTCCAAACCTCTTTTTGAACTAAATCATAATCAGTAACTTCATCTAATCTACTAATTAAAAGTTTCAAAAATCCTTTTTCAAGTCTTGTAAACTCAATCATATTATTTGATTTATCAAAGAATTGATCTTTGTATCTATCAAAATATATTCCCTCAGCTAATTTAAATTTATCAGATCTTTGAGTCTGGTTTAAACACATTAAAACTGATATTAGTATAGAAGATACTGGACAAGATTTTAAAATATATGTATAAGCTTTTAAATTTATAGCTTTTTCTATACTATCTTGAGAATCACTCTTGCTTATTACAATAATTGGAACAAATGCTAATTTTTTTTGTATAAGTTGAATAATATTATCCAAAAAAATAGCATTTTGATCAAAATCAAGAACAATAATATCGCAATTTTCCAAATCTATTGTATTTGAAAATAATTTATTATTTAATATAATTAGTTCTTTAAATTTGTCTTTAAAGCCCTCTTTTATTTGCTCATCTTCGCTTATAAAAAGGACTTTTGCATTTTTATTTTGTCTAACTGCTTTTTTCATTTTCTTCTCTTATGTATAATTTTTTATAAATAATAACAAAAACAATATTAATATAAACAAAATTTAAG
Protein-coding regions in this window:
- a CDS encoding (Fe-S)-binding protein, yielding MNKFDYTKISDDCIKCGKCKPVCTIFNINQDEATSPRGFIDLLGAYKRDELELDKTAKEIFESCFLCTNCVEVCPNDLPTDMIIEQVRSDIAKKFGIAWYKRLFFFLLRHRKIMDFMSKLGYMFQTCAIKIDEKTKSATPRFSLPIVKKDRALPYADSISFLNKYPENMKFSVEDKRKKVAIFIGCMSNYTYTNTGDSLVKILKKLKYDVFIPKKQLCCGAPAYFTGAFDTVDYLTKKNIEYFESWIDDVEAVIIPEATCSAMINKDWEHYLHDQPEWKQRAVKLSKKIFLATKWLENSTELKDILSKSGKKIDQMVTYHDPCHAKKMQNVWKEPRELLKQNYILKEMSDSNRCCGFGGVTMQTEKFSFARAAGAPKAAMIRDSKAQIVSAECSACRMQITDSLYHANVDVVFKNPIELIAEALED
- a CDS encoding gamma-glutamylcyclotransferase; translation: MYLFGFGSLVNIKSAQNSFKNRELKKEDLIPVKIKGYKRVWNSIESIYFEKELVNGVFLNIQKDENSYIFGVMIKISEEEFEVLKLREKNYSCITIKKENIFNQNLDEDLIAFMTTKDDKIAKIGQENCFIPSRYIEIVKGGVENFSKEFQDNFEDIFSNFPFEIKEGIYTFSDPIQNQAAKNSKRL
- a CDS encoding tetratricopeptide repeat protein is translated as MNKNINYFIVTSKLSQNRREKKEDSSISKEKNSLNITYCENDSLDKFEEDINSLIGKNRTFSYFVNKRFIPLTISFISVFIILIAFLTISIYEDFLKKIVLETPSSFELKDYISLGFVIFLFLSLLFMPKILDSEGNELKNLINSWFNKDIRKAKRLKLAYSNFDIKSEIHLYNFDLEEQNHWLWSIFVNIILNRFENIYFYVRSDKVQVIQKNLENIGVKNIKIVKNDKIEKKSNIDVLLSQKEQIFYSLLQLCSTKIVKSKDKKIFTSLELFEYCGKNFIKSEDENHLGFGFQSFINRSFEDFNFLSQEKSLQIFFTNSVKFKDLKSQKKELSQYLRNHLEDCVLKFENPISLLILYYYVKDLVLDEKRVIKILEKFIISIKDKQQYELINDYWFEIAGFMFDSSDINSFENSSKSYYRKLSISTLNDLAFLFERSGYFEQAILLNKYLYEINPNKYILNICSLYERMGHFEQAYNSLPKELKLGKNHRPSDIEVRYYQRKAAWIIISQRNATLKQEAIESLETLEKLLFSHNEDNVPLWLWHFYNIKANLCEWEENYDDAINFYKKCLAIPALGPFEYGATFVNMAISYRFKYILDVNKNDETINKAINFGKIGLNLKESVGDRDEMPVVLHNYALNILYKISNIFDKELCNIVLIKTNEALEILEYTKSIKRLGMVLIENYIAKSLLQLDTKDVVDKLKKNISIFKESELKQMRHIYNQFIKNNKIEKLDFL
- the lgt gene encoding prolipoprotein diacylglyceryl transferase: MEFWQNIYSQFDPVAFRIGEIAVHWYGIMYALALLSAIFIAKWFIKYDKINISQDIFDSYIWWAEIGVILGARIGYILFYDPNTTYYLTNPWQIFNPYVNGVYVGIAGMSYHGAFIGFIIASLLFCRRKNINFWFITDISVLGISAAYVFGRIGNFFNQELVGRVTDVPWAIYVDGILRHPSQLYEAFLEGVLVFLILVYFRNRKKFDGQLALMYGIFYTIARIIAEFYREPDWQLGFLAGNWLTMGMLQSFGILFICLAIYYMKLKVVLKK